From one Paenibacillus sp. FSL K6-1330 genomic stretch:
- a CDS encoding phosphotriesterase: MGFIRTLHGDISKEELGFTYSHEHIVCRPAYWQERGEDDLLLDDKEKSKRDVLDFKQHGGRSIVDATAIDYGRDVQAVQEIAIETGIHVVGTAGFNKSFLWDAKIKEELKPLIGHYETYAQWIEAKSINELADFVIREVEKGLEGTPFKAGQVKFGTGYNRITPLEEKTLRAVARAHHETKAPIHSHTEVGTMALEQIELLKSEGVDLSFLSLGHMDRNPDPYYHEQIASTGAYMSFDGIGKIKYAPESTRISLILELVRKGFENQILISGDTARKTYYKHYDQGLGLEYIISKWVPRFVDEANRNGFDGLKLVEKFFVSNPANCFSFKK; the protein is encoded by the coding sequence ATGGGCTTTATCCGTACTTTACATGGAGATATCAGCAAAGAGGAGCTGGGCTTTACGTATTCCCACGAACATATCGTATGCCGCCCAGCCTACTGGCAAGAACGGGGAGAGGACGATTTGCTGCTGGACGATAAGGAGAAGTCCAAACGCGACGTTCTTGATTTCAAACAACACGGCGGACGCTCGATCGTGGACGCTACAGCCATCGATTATGGGCGGGATGTTCAGGCGGTACAGGAAATCGCGATCGAAACCGGCATTCATGTTGTAGGAACGGCGGGATTCAACAAGAGCTTTTTATGGGATGCCAAAATCAAAGAGGAGCTTAAACCGCTGATCGGCCATTATGAAACCTACGCCCAGTGGATTGAAGCAAAAAGCATCAACGAGCTGGCGGATTTCGTCATCCGGGAGGTGGAAAAAGGGCTGGAAGGCACACCTTTCAAAGCAGGCCAGGTTAAATTCGGGACAGGCTATAACCGCATTACGCCTCTGGAGGAGAAGACGCTGCGCGCTGTAGCGCGCGCTCATCATGAGACGAAGGCCCCCATCCATTCCCATACCGAAGTTGGCACCATGGCGTTGGAGCAAATCGAGCTCTTGAAGAGCGAAGGTGTGGATCTGTCTTTTTTGAGCCTGGGACATATGGACCGCAATCCCGACCCCTACTACCATGAGCAGATCGCCTCAACGGGAGCTTACATGAGCTTTGACGGTATCGGCAAAATCAAGTATGCACCGGAAAGCACCCGAATCTCGCTTATTCTTGAGCTTGTCCGCAAAGGCTTCGAAAATCAGATTCTCATCAGCGGTGATACCGCCCGGAAAACCTACTACAAGCATTACGACCAGGGTCTCGGTCTGGAGTACATTATTTCCAAATGGGTCCCGCGCTTTGTAGACGAGGCGAACCGAAACGGTTTTGATGGACTAAAACTGGTGGAGAAATTTTTCGTAAGCAACCCGGCCAACTGCTTTTCATTTAAAAAGTAA
- a CDS encoding PTS ascorbate transporter subunit IIC has product MDVLFWIATNIFGTPAILLGFIVLVGLLLQKKSTSQLVSGTFKAIIGFLVIGAGSDVIVKALNVFEPMWKEVFGLESGSLGTFMGQEAFNSKFGSAVTLAMLIGFLINVLLARFTRFKFIYLTGHMMFWTSTVFAGVIVHAASGISIWKLVLMLAVVLGVYWTFQPALVQPFLRKITGNDNIALGHTSASVALLAALSGKLFGNKNNDSEKIKVPKGFEFLRDSNVITALSMGVLFLIGAIILSTKGTPAAAELMKQSGDQNFIIYSIIQSFTFAGGIAIVLMGVRMFVGELVPAFNGIATKLVPGAKPALDAPVVYPYAPNAVVLGFLGAFAGAIIWLLVLGNTVAYIFVPTMIVLFFHGATAGVFGNSTGGVRGAVIGGFITSTVVAWGQFLMVRFFIASTVPDTAMWAADSDMFIIGPILHFLAKLFF; this is encoded by the coding sequence ATGGACGTACTTTTTTGGATTGCCACCAACATTTTTGGAACGCCCGCCATTCTGCTCGGATTTATCGTTCTGGTCGGCCTTCTGCTTCAGAAGAAATCAACGAGCCAGCTTGTAAGCGGCACCTTTAAAGCGATCATCGGCTTCCTCGTCATCGGCGCAGGCTCTGATGTCATCGTAAAAGCCTTGAATGTATTCGAGCCGATGTGGAAGGAAGTCTTCGGATTGGAGAGCGGATCCCTTGGTACCTTCATGGGTCAGGAGGCATTCAACTCCAAATTCGGAAGCGCCGTTACGCTTGCTATGCTTATCGGTTTTCTGATCAACGTTCTGCTGGCACGCTTCACCCGGTTTAAATTTATTTACCTGACCGGGCACATGATGTTCTGGACGTCGACTGTTTTCGCTGGCGTGATCGTTCATGCGGCCAGCGGCATCTCCATCTGGAAGCTGGTACTGATGCTCGCTGTCGTCCTTGGTGTGTACTGGACATTCCAGCCGGCGCTGGTTCAGCCGTTCCTGCGTAAAATTACGGGCAACGATAACATTGCGCTTGGTCACACATCGGCTTCGGTTGCTTTGCTTGCTGCCTTGTCCGGTAAATTGTTCGGCAACAAAAACAACGATTCCGAGAAAATCAAAGTACCCAAAGGCTTTGAGTTCCTCCGCGATTCCAACGTCATTACTGCGCTCAGCATGGGAGTTTTGTTCCTGATCGGGGCCATTATTCTATCGACGAAAGGCACACCGGCGGCTGCGGAACTGATGAAACAATCGGGTGACCAGAACTTTATTATTTACTCTATAATCCAATCGTTCACATTCGCAGGCGGAATCGCCATCGTTCTGATGGGGGTCCGGATGTTCGTCGGCGAGCTGGTTCCGGCCTTCAACGGGATCGCGACCAAACTCGTACCAGGCGCCAAACCGGCACTCGATGCGCCAGTTGTGTACCCTTACGCGCCGAATGCGGTGGTTCTTGGATTCCTGGGAGCTTTCGCGGGAGCGATTATCTGGCTGCTTGTACTTGGCAACACCGTTGCTTACATTTTCGTGCCAACGATGATCGTCTTATTTTTCCACGGTGCTACGGCTGGGGTGTTCGGGAACTCGACAGGCGGTGTTCGCGGGGCCGTTATCGGCGGCTTCATCACTTCCACCGTTGTAGCTTGGGGACAGTTTCTGATGGTTCGCTTCTTCATCGCCTCGACGGTGCCGGATACAGCCATGTGGGCAGCTGATTCCGATATGTTCATCATTGGACCGATTCTGCACTTCCTGGCGAAACTGTTCTTTTAA
- a CDS encoding PTS sugar transporter subunit IIB, with translation MKILCVCGLGQGTSLILRMNVENVLSGMGVNADVEHTDVSTASGTAADYIITSNELAQSLQGHAAKIVIVNNYFDNNEIKQKLEEVL, from the coding sequence ATGAAAATTTTATGCGTATGCGGTCTTGGACAAGGAACGAGTCTGATTTTGAGAATGAATGTGGAGAACGTGCTGAGCGGTATGGGAGTAAATGCCGACGTGGAGCATACGGACGTTTCCACGGCATCCGGAACCGCTGCCGACTATATCATTACAAGCAATGAACTGGCACAAAGCCTTCAAGGTCATGCGGCCAAAATTGTTATCGTCAACAACTATTTTGACAATAACGAAATCAAACAGAAGCTGGAAGAAGTGCTGTAA
- a CDS encoding PTS sugar transporter subunit IIA has protein sequence MKFLESSLIALDVEAKTAEEAIRLAGDLLVKAGAAEERYADAMVKSYRERGPYFVLAPHIALPHARAEDGVNEASVSLIKLKKPVVFGHAANDPVQLVFALGGSSSSEHIAMLRKLTTLLSSPGSIEQFMNATDVETIQQLIRGNEQ, from the coding sequence ATGTGGAGGCCAAGACGGCTGAAGAAGCGATCCGCTTAGCAGGAGATCTGCTGGTAAAAGCGGGTGCGGCAGAAGAACGTTATGCCGACGCCATGGTGAAATCTTACCGTGAAAGAGGTCCGTACTTTGTTCTTGCACCTCATATCGCACTTCCGCATGCTCGTGCAGAGGATGGGGTGAATGAAGCGTCCGTCTCGCTGATTAAATTGAAGAAGCCGGTCGTATTCGGCCATGCGGCCAACGACCCGGTACAGCTTGTATTTGCGCTCGGCGGCTCTTCAAGTTCGGAGCATATCGCCATGCTGCGAAAGCTGACCACCTTGCTAAGCAGCCCGGGCAGTATTGAACAATTCATGAATGCAACTGATGTAGAGACAATCCAACAACTGATTAGGGGGAACGAACAATGA